The following proteins come from a genomic window of Lachnoclostridium phytofermentans ISDg:
- a CDS encoding glycosyltransferase family 2 protein yields MKLLTAAIPCYNSAAYMRKAIESILVGGEDVEIIIVNDGSKDETAEIASEYEKRYPTIVKAVNQENGGHGSAVNTGLKNATGMYYKVVDSDDWLDEEALLNVLKVLKEMVTEGQYVDMFIANYVYEKVHENKQKVINYTSALPQHKVFTWDEVGQFQQGKFMLMHSVIYRTELLRECKLELPKHTFYVDNIFVYQPLRYVKTMYYMNVDLYRYFIGRDDQSITEANMIKRIDQQLRVNKIMIDSADVMSIESEKLQRYMIKYLGIIMTVSSVYLIKEGSEESLQKRDDLWKYLEDKDSELSKKVSAGVLGTTMKFKSKAGHSIVKMGYSISKKIFKFG; encoded by the coding sequence ATGAAACTTTTAACAGCGGCGATACCGTGCTATAATTCAGCAGCATATATGAGAAAGGCGATAGAGTCTATTTTAGTTGGTGGAGAGGATGTCGAGATCATTATTGTAAATGATGGCTCCAAAGATGAGACTGCTGAGATTGCAAGTGAATACGAAAAGCGTTATCCTACAATTGTGAAAGCAGTAAATCAAGAAAATGGAGGGCACGGATCTGCTGTAAACACCGGTTTAAAAAATGCGACTGGAATGTATTATAAAGTTGTTGATAGTGATGATTGGCTCGATGAGGAAGCATTATTAAATGTATTGAAGGTTTTAAAAGAAATGGTGACTGAGGGCCAATATGTGGACATGTTTATTGCAAATTATGTTTACGAAAAGGTTCATGAAAATAAACAAAAGGTTATAAACTATACGTCGGCGCTTCCTCAGCATAAAGTGTTTACTTGGGATGAAGTTGGGCAATTTCAGCAAGGAAAATTCATGTTAATGCATTCGGTAATCTATCGAACTGAACTTCTTAGAGAGTGTAAATTAGAGTTACCGAAACATACTTTCTATGTAGATAATATATTTGTTTATCAACCACTTCGTTATGTAAAAACCATGTATTATATGAATGTTGATCTTTACCGATATTTTATAGGAAGAGATGATCAATCGATTACCGAAGCTAATATGATAAAACGTATCGATCAACAGCTTAGAGTAAATAAGATAATGATTGATTCCGCAGATGTAATGTCGATCGAGAGTGAAAAGCTTCAAAGGTATATGATTAAGTATTTAGGCATCATCATGACAGTATCGTCCGTATACCTAATTAAAGAAGGGTCAGAAGAAAGCCTTCAAAAAAGAGATGATTTGTGGAAATATCTAGAGGATAAGGATAGTGAACTTAGTAAGAAGGTTAGTGCCGGAGTTTTAGGTACAACCATGAAGTTTAAATCGAAAGCAGGGCATAGTATCGTTAAAATGGGTTATTCTATTTCTAAGAAAATTTTTAAGTTTGGATAA
- the dtd gene encoding D-aminoacyl-tRNA deacylase — MKLVIQRVKEANVAVDEKVIGKISKGYVILLGIGKEDTKETADFYINKLLKLRIFEDEQGKTNLSLEDVSGELLVISQFTLYADASKGNRPSFINAAAPKEAEELYDYFVMKCKESGTTVETGSFGADMKVSLVNDGPFTIVLDESIKK, encoded by the coding sequence ATGAAGTTAGTGATACAAAGGGTAAAAGAAGCAAATGTGGCAGTTGATGAAAAGGTCATTGGAAAGATTTCGAAAGGATATGTGATTCTCTTAGGTATTGGGAAAGAGGATACAAAAGAGACAGCAGACTTTTATATTAATAAATTACTAAAATTAAGAATCTTTGAAGATGAACAGGGTAAGACAAATCTATCATTAGAGGATGTATCAGGAGAACTCCTTGTGATATCTCAATTTACCTTATATGCAGATGCTAGTAAAGGAAATAGACCGAGTTTTATTAATGCCGCTGCTCCAAAAGAAGCAGAAGAATTATATGACTATTTTGTTATGAAGTGTAAGGAAAGTGGGACTACAGTTGAAACTGGTAGTTTTGGTGCGGATATGAAGGTGTCCTTAGTGAATGACGGACCTTTCACTATCGTACTTGATGAATCGATAAAAAAATAA
- a CDS encoding phosphatase PAP2 family protein, with protein MNTFIKKYKHAWVLLYFFIYAPWFVYLEKTITTNYHSVHIKLDDYIPFNELFVIPYYLWFVLIALVVGYLFFKDKKEYYRSTAFLFIGMTVCLFIYTIWPNGQDLRPDLATLGRDNILIDIVRNLYRTDTNTNVCPSIHAFNSIGICIAVFHTNSLKDKRYITIPTVILAILICMSTVFLKQHSVFDVISASLLSIVMYLVVYVPDYAKVFEKKKESVKSTIS; from the coding sequence TTGAATACATTCATAAAAAAATATAAACACGCATGGGTATTACTTTATTTCTTTATCTATGCTCCATGGTTTGTTTATCTAGAAAAAACAATTACTACAAACTATCATTCCGTTCATATTAAACTAGATGATTACATTCCATTTAATGAATTATTCGTTATTCCTTATTATCTCTGGTTTGTCCTCATCGCATTAGTTGTTGGTTACTTATTTTTTAAAGACAAAAAAGAATATTATCGATCTACTGCTTTTTTATTTATTGGTATGACAGTATGCTTATTTATATATACCATTTGGCCAAACGGGCAGGACCTACGTCCGGACTTAGCTACCCTTGGTCGTGACAATATCTTAATCGATATTGTTCGTAACCTCTACCGAACCGATACTAATACAAATGTTTGCCCAAGTATACATGCTTTCAACTCGATTGGAATTTGCATTGCAGTATTCCATACCAATTCCCTTAAGGATAAACGCTATATCACAATTCCTACCGTTATTCTTGCAATATTAATTTGCATGTCTACCGTATTTTTAAAACAACACTCAGTATTTGATGTTATCTCCGCAAGTTTATTATCGATTGTCATGTATCTTGTGGTATACGTACCAGATTATGCAAAAGTTTTTGAAAAGAAAAAAGAAAGCGTAAAATCAACAATTTCATAA
- a CDS encoding phosphopentomutase: MKRVFLIVLDSVGIGEMPDAANYKDEGSNTLKAAAKSEFFSTPNLEKLGLFHMDGLTDMANSKVVPQATYARMNEASKGKDTTIGHWEISGIISEKPLPTFPEGFPKELLDEFEKRTGRKVICNKPYSGTEVIKDYGKEHVETGALIVYTSADSVFQIAAHEGVVPIEELYRYCEIAREICKGPTGVGRVIARPFEGEYPDYRRTAKRHDYSLQPPRDTMLNQLKEAGYSVLAVGKINDIFAGSGVTEMVYTKNNAEGIEETLKYQKKEFEGLCFVNLVDFDMVYGHRNDVDGYAKALSYFDEQLPRFLESMQEEDILMITADHGCDPSTPSTDHSREYTPLIVYGNQIKGNTNLGTRKTFADIGSAILEYFNVPSRIQGESFLEECMKK, encoded by the coding sequence ATGAAACGAGTATTTTTAATTGTCTTAGACAGTGTAGGTATTGGCGAAATGCCAGATGCAGCGAATTATAAAGATGAAGGTAGCAATACCTTAAAAGCAGCCGCTAAAAGTGAATTTTTTTCAACCCCTAATTTAGAAAAGCTAGGACTTTTTCATATGGACGGGTTAACTGATATGGCAAATAGCAAAGTGGTACCTCAGGCTACTTATGCTAGAATGAACGAAGCATCAAAGGGTAAGGATACAACCATCGGACATTGGGAGATTTCAGGAATTATTTCTGAAAAACCTCTTCCTACATTTCCAGAAGGGTTCCCTAAGGAACTTTTGGATGAGTTTGAAAAGAGAACAGGTAGAAAAGTTATTTGTAACAAGCCATACTCAGGTACTGAAGTAATTAAAGATTATGGAAAAGAGCATGTGGAAACAGGAGCTTTAATTGTATATACCTCTGCAGACAGTGTATTCCAAATTGCAGCTCATGAAGGTGTAGTTCCAATTGAAGAATTATATCGCTATTGCGAAATCGCAAGAGAAATTTGCAAGGGTCCAACAGGAGTAGGTCGTGTTATTGCAAGACCATTTGAAGGGGAGTATCCAGACTACAGAAGAACTGCAAAACGTCATGACTATTCTTTACAGCCACCAAGAGATACTATGCTAAATCAATTAAAAGAAGCAGGTTATTCTGTGCTTGCTGTTGGTAAAATAAATGATATCTTCGCAGGTAGTGGTGTTACAGAGATGGTTTATACAAAGAATAATGCAGAAGGTATCGAAGAGACATTAAAATATCAAAAGAAGGAATTCGAAGGTTTATGCTTTGTAAACTTAGTTGATTTTGATATGGTATATGGTCATCGTAATGATGTGGATGGCTACGCAAAGGCGTTATCTTATTTTGATGAGCAACTTCCAAGATTTTTAGAATCCATGCAGGAAGAGGATATCTTAATGATTACTGCTGACCATGGTTGTGATCCTTCCACTCCATCTACAGATCATTCCAGAGAGTACACACCTCTAATTGTTTATGGAAACCAGATTAAAGGAAATACTAATTTAGGAACAAGAAAAACTTTTGCTGATATTGGATCTGCCATTCTAGAGTACTTTAATGTTCCAAGTAGAATTCAAGGAGAATCATTCCTAGAGGAATGTATGAAAAAATAA
- a CDS encoding HIT family protein, giving the protein MSDNSCIFCKLASGEFQSATVYEDDLFRAILDISPASKGHTLLLPKKHAANLFELEEPEVSRALSVAKKLAIAIQKTLNCDGINILQNNGTAAGQSVFHFHIHLIPRYENDGVTIPWEALSYSNGEAAQLANKIHQNL; this is encoded by the coding sequence ATGAGTGATAATTCCTGCATCTTTTGTAAACTAGCTTCCGGAGAATTTCAATCCGCAACTGTATATGAGGACGACCTTTTCCGTGCGATTTTAGATATTTCTCCAGCATCAAAAGGTCATACACTACTACTACCAAAAAAGCACGCTGCAAATTTATTCGAACTTGAAGAACCTGAGGTTTCAAGGGCACTTTCCGTTGCAAAAAAACTAGCTATTGCAATCCAAAAAACACTAAATTGTGATGGAATCAACATTCTTCAAAACAATGGAACTGCAGCTGGTCAGTCTGTATTTCATTTTCATATTCACCTTATTCCTCGCTATGAAAATGATGGCGTTACAATCCCTTGGGAAGCACTATCTTATTCCAATGGTGAAGCTGCCCAATTAGCAAATAAAATTCATCAAAACTTATAA
- a CDS encoding helix-turn-helix domain-containing protein yields the protein MRFEYVHNQDIATFSLLWKDDELMLAYSDERFYKFLNIPFSLDPPIPLKDFIEGQDYETFKGAIRKLGSDYNTFRCFHKVRIKDKFLPYVISVVSVPYLGDNYYFCFATLIHLPMTLKNLDSSHNLNYALYNSTNDLLFTVQLLDPKELQITTYNAPFLDYLKISKIHEEKKKLSEIVSPYVFHFFLNNVTHALGFGKSYRATLHYTCSQQDFIKYSVPSSGAYHLEVTFVPLHQHNYQRVLCCARDITAEVEAKKVAADLLEEYSTLFHATTNAAAVLRVESKGAASIERINPVMTEFLQKYSVFSVSALLESKHWVKLFEKRTTLEAPVTFPLGRINFYFKLILIPILRQEHIQKVIVIIVDNTEQVRLNSGSNVSLTPREKQIIIMAAEGEKNSYIASKLGITVGTVKRTLSNAYNKLNINSRVELLHYYYNEQLGGPHV from the coding sequence ATGCGATTCGAATATGTACATAATCAAGATATAGCTACGTTCAGCTTATTATGGAAAGATGATGAATTAATGCTAGCATATTCTGATGAACGTTTTTATAAGTTTCTTAATATTCCCTTTTCTCTTGATCCTCCTATACCATTAAAAGATTTCATCGAGGGACAAGATTATGAGACGTTTAAGGGAGCCATTCGGAAACTAGGTTCTGACTATAATACATTTCGATGCTTTCATAAGGTAAGGATAAAAGATAAATTCTTACCGTATGTTATATCGGTAGTATCAGTACCATATCTTGGAGATAATTACTACTTTTGTTTTGCTACATTAATACATCTACCAATGACACTAAAAAATTTAGATTCATCTCATAATCTAAATTATGCTTTATACAATTCTACGAATGATCTCTTATTTACAGTACAACTACTTGATCCTAAGGAACTGCAGATAACTACATACAATGCACCATTTCTAGACTATCTTAAAATTTCAAAAATACATGAAGAGAAAAAAAAATTAAGCGAAATTGTATCACCTTATGTCTTTCATTTCTTTCTGAACAATGTAACACATGCACTTGGATTTGGTAAGAGTTATCGTGCTACACTTCACTACACATGTTCGCAACAAGATTTTATAAAATACAGCGTACCAAGTAGTGGGGCTTATCACCTCGAAGTCACTTTCGTTCCATTGCATCAGCATAATTATCAACGGGTGCTTTGTTGCGCTAGGGACATAACTGCTGAGGTTGAAGCGAAAAAGGTAGCTGCAGATTTGTTGGAAGAGTATAGTACGCTTTTTCACGCAACTACAAACGCAGCTGCTGTATTAAGGGTCGAATCAAAAGGAGCCGCTTCGATTGAGCGTATTAACCCCGTAATGACTGAATTCCTACAAAAATACTCTGTATTTAGTGTATCTGCTTTGTTAGAAAGCAAACATTGGGTTAAACTTTTTGAGAAACGCACTACTTTAGAAGCTCCAGTAACTTTTCCTCTTGGCAGAATAAACTTTTACTTTAAATTAATTTTAATACCTATTTTACGTCAAGAACACATACAGAAAGTGATTGTTATTATTGTAGATAATACTGAACAGGTTCGATTAAATTCCGGAAGTAACGTGTCATTAACACCAAGAGAGAAGCAAATCATCATCATGGCAGCAGAAGGTGAGAAAAATAGTTATATTGCTTCGAAGCTTGGAATCACCGTTGGAACTGTAAAACGGACTCTTTCTAATGCATATAACAAACTAAATATTAATTCACGTGTAGAGTTGCTTCACTATTACTATAATGAGCAACTAGGGGGCCCACATGTATGA
- a CDS encoding class I SAM-dependent methyltransferase, with translation MDQNIYEAFESVLTKDLEQIIISNSSDTESISKIKIRPVLLKKELYFQASSFCGTKVLHYNYGREELLEKLPDWFSGLFRQVEIKTLLKQVNILISKKGTVTVKVKQRMSKDPLWKSSDGLLGEGNPQLIDHNRKKQYLLKEGVAIPFMVDLGIMSIDGNVIKSKYDKFRQINRYLEFIEDVLPNLPKEEEIKVIDFGCGKSYLTFAMYYYLKEIKGYRIKITGLDLKEDVIKTCNELKERYGYQELEFRKGDIKSYQGTNQVTMVVTLHACDTATDFALYKAALWGAKVVLSVPCCQHELNKQISCDDLQPVLKYGLIKERMAALMTDSLRANLMEALGYRVQILEFIDMEHTPKNILIRAVRKGNQPPAKEIQRSLNQLKSTFEYLNCNLTLYQLISSTKEWTEDIEGK, from the coding sequence ATGGATCAAAATATATATGAGGCATTTGAAAGTGTATTAACAAAAGATTTAGAACAGATTATAATAAGTAATTCTTCTGATACAGAAAGTATTAGTAAAATAAAAATTCGTCCTGTACTTTTGAAAAAAGAGCTTTATTTTCAAGCAAGTAGTTTTTGTGGCACTAAAGTTTTACATTATAATTATGGGAGAGAGGAACTTTTAGAAAAGCTGCCAGATTGGTTTTCTGGACTTTTTCGACAAGTGGAGATAAAAACTTTACTAAAGCAGGTTAATATACTAATCAGTAAAAAAGGTACAGTTACGGTAAAAGTGAAACAGCGTATGTCTAAGGATCCACTTTGGAAGTCTAGTGATGGATTACTGGGAGAGGGTAACCCCCAGCTTATCGATCATAACCGTAAGAAACAATACCTATTAAAAGAGGGTGTTGCTATTCCGTTCATGGTGGACTTAGGAATCATGAGCATTGATGGTAACGTAATAAAAAGCAAGTATGATAAATTTCGTCAGATAAATCGCTATTTAGAATTTATTGAAGATGTTCTTCCAAACCTTCCTAAAGAGGAAGAAATTAAGGTGATAGACTTTGGGTGTGGGAAATCCTATCTTACCTTCGCTATGTATTATTATCTAAAAGAAATAAAAGGGTATCGTATTAAGATAACAGGGCTAGACTTAAAAGAAGATGTCATTAAAACATGTAATGAATTAAAAGAACGTTATGGTTATCAGGAACTTGAGTTTAGGAAGGGTGATATAAAATCCTATCAAGGTACCAATCAGGTGACTATGGTTGTTACGTTACATGCTTGTGATACTGCTACTGATTTTGCACTTTATAAAGCAGCATTATGGGGAGCAAAAGTAGTGCTCTCGGTACCATGTTGTCAGCATGAATTAAATAAGCAAATATCCTGTGACGATTTACAGCCAGTGCTAAAATATGGGCTTATCAAAGAACGTATGGCAGCGTTAATGACGGATTCGCTTCGTGCTAATCTAATGGAAGCCCTTGGATACAGGGTACAAATATTAGAATTTATCGATATGGAACATACCCCTAAAAACATTTTAATTCGAGCAGTGAGGAAAGGTAACCAGCCACCTGCGAAAGAAATACAAAGGAGCTTAAATCAATTAAAGAGTACTTTTGAATATTTAAATTGTAACTTAACATTATATCAATTAATTTCTTCCACAAAAGAGTGGACAGAAGATATAGAGGGGAAATAA
- a CDS encoding undecaprenyldiphospho-muramoylpentapeptide beta-N-acetylglucosaminyltransferase, producing MKRIVLTGGGTAGHVTPNIALIAGLKEQGYEIHYIGSYEGIERELIEKLGIPYHGISSGKLRRYLDIKNFSDPFKVLKGYREAKKLLKNLDPNVVFSKGGFVAVPVVLAAKKRKIPAIIHESDMTPGLANRLCIPSAAKVCANFPETLNYLPKEKAVLTGTPIRKELFSGNKIKGLDFCGFTANIPVLLIVGGSTGALKVNEAVRNLLPTLLKRFQVIHLCGKGKVDPSFNKHKGYVQYEYIGAELNHLFAAADIVISRAGANAICELLALRKPNILIPLSAAASRGDQILNAESFEHQGYSYVIKEEVLSNETLLQAVNHVFDNQKSYIEAMKNSNQNDAVDKIIGLIEEVRLK from the coding sequence ATGAAACGAATTGTTTTAACCGGTGGTGGAACAGCCGGTCACGTAACACCAAATATCGCTTTAATAGCAGGTTTAAAAGAGCAGGGATATGAGATACATTATATCGGTTCTTATGAAGGCATTGAAAGAGAGTTGATTGAAAAACTTGGTATCCCTTATCATGGAATTTCTTCCGGTAAATTACGAAGATACCTAGATATTAAGAATTTTTCTGATCCATTCAAGGTATTAAAGGGTTATCGTGAAGCGAAAAAGTTACTAAAGAATTTAGATCCGAATGTTGTATTTTCAAAGGGTGGTTTTGTCGCAGTACCGGTAGTACTTGCTGCTAAAAAAAGAAAGATACCAGCCATAATACATGAGTCGGATATGACACCGGGACTTGCCAACCGATTATGTATTCCATCTGCTGCGAAAGTATGTGCAAACTTTCCGGAAACCTTAAACTATCTTCCGAAGGAAAAAGCCGTATTAACTGGTACTCCTATTAGGAAGGAGTTATTTTCAGGAAACAAGATTAAAGGGCTAGATTTCTGCGGCTTTACCGCAAATATTCCTGTTCTGCTAATCGTCGGTGGAAGTACTGGAGCGCTTAAGGTGAATGAGGCTGTACGTAATTTACTACCTACCTTACTAAAGCGTTTTCAGGTGATTCATTTATGTGGAAAGGGAAAAGTGGATCCTTCGTTTAATAAGCATAAAGGATATGTTCAGTACGAGTACATTGGAGCTGAGCTGAATCACTTATTTGCTGCAGCTGATATTGTGATTTCAAGAGCTGGTGCAAATGCCATTTGTGAATTGTTAGCACTTCGAAAACCTAATATCTTAATTCCACTCTCCGCGGCAGCGAGCCGAGGAGATCAAATACTTAATGCAGAGTCTTTTGAGCACCAAGGGTACAGTTATGTAATTAAAGAAGAAGTTTTATCGAATGAAACTTTATTACAAGCTGTAAATCATGTTTTTGATAATCAGAAAAGTTATATTGAGGCTATGAAGAATAGTAATCAAAATGATGCTGTGGATAAAATTATAGGATTAATCGAAGAAGTCCGCTTAAAATAG
- a CDS encoding DUF6514 family protein, with protein sequence MSNTNKTTNPATVDNEFVNPEQWSVSEDSYTIRYKLLYSVNPYFEEYELWEYGIRCELYNQNLELLNDSVVRNISKDKSYVNSILDLLIKHKVFPVHLIDVISDKLIEDTCYAS encoded by the coding sequence ATGTCGAACACAAACAAAACAACAAACCCCGCAACTGTTGACAATGAATTCGTAAATCCAGAGCAATGGTCTGTATCCGAGGACAGCTATACAATCAGGTATAAGCTGCTCTACTCGGTAAATCCATATTTTGAGGAGTATGAGCTATGGGAGTATGGAATTCGTTGTGAGCTCTACAATCAGAATCTCGAGCTATTAAATGATTCCGTAGTAAGAAACATCAGCAAAGATAAATCTTACGTTAATAGCATCCTGGATCTCTTAATCAAACATAAGGTTTTCCCTGTGCATCTTATTGATGTTATCTCTGATAAGCTGATAGAAGATACTTGCTACGCTAGTTAA
- a CDS encoding putative ABC transporter permease → MQRLSEKQLNILKIIFKHVLLFLIGGLIYIFIELLYRGDTHWSMAIVGGLAFICCGLINEILNWETPLWKQSLIGGGIITALEFTSGVILNIILKWDVWDYTNHKINLLGQICLPFSIIWCLLAILAIILDDYLRYWLFQEEKPRYKFI, encoded by the coding sequence GTGCAGAGGTTGAGTGAGAAGCAGTTAAATATTTTAAAAATTATTTTTAAACATGTACTTCTTTTTTTAATTGGAGGCCTGATCTATATTTTTATTGAATTACTATATCGAGGGGATACCCATTGGAGCATGGCTATAGTCGGTGGACTAGCATTTATTTGTTGCGGTTTAATTAATGAGATACTTAATTGGGAGACACCGCTATGGAAACAGTCTCTTATCGGAGGAGGCATTATAACAGCGTTAGAATTCACTTCTGGGGTAATACTTAATATTATTTTAAAGTGGGATGTCTGGGATTATACTAACCATAAAATCAACTTACTTGGGCAGATTTGTTTACCATTTTCAATCATATGGTGCCTGTTAGCAATATTGGCTATAATACTTGATGATTACCTTAGGTATTGGCTATTTCAAGAGGAGAAACCAAGATATAAGTTTATTTAG
- a CDS encoding bacterial Ig-like domain-containing protein has product MFGKSLGKSKVIRRIACFSTAFLLGITNVGGTLNLHSVETAYADTVTEPKVSSLVAYYTGNSVLVGDNIDPEKLKVTAYYEDGTSSEVKGYTLATTKVTQVGSNECIVIYKGQVTKFYITGKTLLSFHAYYSGSTVSVGNSVDLRKIIATAFYSDGSSETVEDFNIVNKVITSTGNNTITLNYRGLTYNISVYGTSPKELLTLYATYTGESVMIGSNIDPRKLEITAVYKDGSSETINNYTLSPETITKIGVQLVVASYHGLSAPFQVTGAQKDIVSIKATYMGDPVGVGYSVRKSDVEVIATYSDGTKQQITDFRLSSPTITYAGYHIVIAEAGGASSEFIVQGVAIQNITFSNALNFNIVNGKYKGKVEVNLPKNVNASLFTGESLPASSVSRLLSRMVSKSEFIAFEIGIKDDDLADSVIDEFPLIMRVTIPDGFNIKDCEIYYTPNKKSIIGKMSTDITGTKTLQCTIYSPGTYILSYSKK; this is encoded by the coding sequence ATGTTTGGGAAAAGTTTAGGAAAGAGTAAGGTTATTAGAAGAATTGCATGTTTTAGTACAGCATTTTTATTAGGAATAACTAACGTTGGCGGAACTCTTAATTTACATAGTGTAGAAACAGCATATGCAGATACAGTAACTGAACCTAAAGTGAGTAGTCTTGTTGCATATTATACGGGAAACTCTGTATTGGTTGGTGATAACATTGATCCGGAAAAATTAAAGGTAACAGCATATTATGAGGACGGTACTTCTAGTGAGGTGAAAGGCTATACTTTAGCTACCACAAAAGTTACACAGGTTGGATCTAACGAGTGTATCGTTATTTACAAAGGCCAAGTCACTAAGTTCTATATTACAGGTAAGACGTTATTGAGCTTTCACGCTTACTATTCAGGATCAACCGTAAGTGTTGGAAACTCTGTAGACCTAAGAAAAATCATAGCAACGGCTTTTTATAGCGATGGGTCAAGCGAGACTGTTGAGGATTTTAACATAGTAAATAAAGTAATTACTTCTACTGGAAATAATACAATAACTTTAAATTATAGGGGATTAACCTACAATATTTCTGTTTATGGTACATCACCGAAAGAACTTTTAACTCTCTATGCAACCTATACAGGGGAATCTGTAATGATTGGAAGTAATATTGATCCAAGAAAGTTAGAGATAACAGCAGTTTATAAAGATGGGTCCAGCGAAACTATCAATAATTACACCTTAAGCCCTGAAACAATAACAAAGATTGGTGTACAGCTTGTCGTGGCATCTTATCATGGATTATCTGCCCCTTTTCAAGTAACGGGAGCACAAAAGGATATTGTCAGCATAAAGGCAACCTATATGGGGGATCCGGTTGGTGTTGGATATTCCGTTCGTAAAAGTGATGTTGAAGTTATAGCGACTTATAGTGATGGCACGAAACAGCAGATTACCGATTTCAGATTATCGTCTCCAACAATAACTTATGCAGGGTACCATATCGTGATTGCTGAGGCAGGTGGAGCGTCCTCTGAATTTATTGTTCAAGGTGTGGCAATACAAAACATCACCTTTTCGAATGCCCTCAACTTTAATATAGTAAATGGAAAATACAAAGGTAAAGTTGAAGTGAACTTACCAAAAAACGTGAATGCTTCTCTATTTACGGGAGAGAGTTTACCAGCAAGTTCTGTATCCAGACTCCTATCAAGAATGGTAAGCAAGAGTGAATTCATTGCTTTTGAAATAGGTATCAAGGATGATGATTTAGCTGATAGTGTGATTGATGAATTTCCGCTAATTATGCGTGTAACAATTCCAGATGGGTTTAATATCAAAGATTGTGAGATTTATTATACACCAAACAAAAAGTCTATCATCGGTAAAATGAGTACTGATATTACTGGTACAAAAACTTTACAGTGTACTATCTATAGCCCAGGTACTTATATCCTTTCCTATTCGAAAAAATAG
- a CDS encoding sensor histidine kinase: MLTMKDYELLSEVTKDNSTAEYVFRRFRDEHRFIATRTIHELRNWLACIRSSMQLLEDDFPETSDSNYMQYVKQDMMVVCDRLTEFERLYDCMEEELKKGNLLELIKSVVHEVNKEYEKQGVLLSVSYDNKTERYASECCFDELRMRQVMKKLLQEALHDFKPGNQVKVSLTINTEKNKKGKCIHVKVSDSGEFIRAEDIQNIFEPYYSTEEDNTGVGFSFMKITLLRHGGDVIANRDDEESYIEFYLPITA, encoded by the coding sequence ATGTTAACAATGAAGGATTATGAGCTTTTAAGCGAGGTGACAAAAGACAACTCGACGGCAGAGTATGTTTTTCGTCGATTTCGTGATGAGCATCGATTTATTGCGACAAGAACAATTCATGAGCTTCGTAACTGGCTTGCTTGTATACGAAGTTCGATGCAGCTATTGGAGGATGACTTTCCTGAAACCTCAGATAGCAATTATATGCAGTATGTAAAGCAGGATATGATGGTAGTTTGTGATCGTCTAACAGAATTCGAGCGTTTATACGATTGTATGGAGGAAGAATTAAAGAAAGGAAATTTACTGGAATTAATTAAGTCTGTCGTTCATGAGGTAAATAAGGAATATGAAAAACAAGGTGTCTTGTTATCGGTTAGCTATGACAACAAGACCGAACGTTATGCGAGCGAATGCTGTTTTGATGAGTTACGAATGAGACAGGTGATGAAAAAATTATTACAGGAAGCTTTACATGATTTTAAGCCTGGCAATCAAGTCAAGGTATCGTTAACGATTAATACAGAAAAAAACAAAAAAGGTAAATGTATTCATGTGAAAGTAAGTGATAGTGGTGAGTTTATTCGTGCGGAAGACATCCAAAATATTTTTGAACCGTATTATAGTACTGAAGAAGATAATACAGGAGTTGGATTTTCATTTATGAAAATTACCCTACTACGTCATGGTGGAGATGTCATTGCAAATCGTGACGATGAAGAGTCCTATATAGAATTCTACCTTCCGATTACTGCTTAA